The region GTGGAATCGGCGGACGGAGATCGAGACCAGCGAACCATTCGAGGAGTACGAGACCAGGATACGGAAAGAACTCGGCCTCATGCCGACCGACGCCGCCGCAGGTGAGACCGGCGCGACGGCCGAGACCGAACCGACCCAGCAATCAGCCGAATAACGATGGCGACGAAACAATCAACCGCTCCGGACGTGTTCACCGGCGTTCGCGCGCGCCTCGAGCCCTTCCAGGGGATCCTCATCCGGATCTCGGCGGTCGTCCTCTTTCTGCTGATCTGGGAGTGGTACGCCGGCACTCAGCCGGATTACCTCTTCCCACAGTTGGGCGTCGTCGTTGAGGCCTTCGGTCGCCAGATCCGGGAGTTCGGCCTCGTCAGTGCGTACGCTTCGACGATGGCGACCGTATTCATCGGATACGCCATCGCCGTCGTCGTGGGCGTCGCCGTGGGGCTCGGCATGGGTCTGGACAAGCGCATCGAGGTGACGCTCGATCCGTACGTGAGTGCGATGTACGTCGCTCCGGTTTCCGCGCTCATCCCGATCATCATCATGGTCGGTGGATCCAGTTTCGAGAGCAAGGTCTTCGTCGTGTTTCTGTTCGTCGTCTTCGAGATGATCATCAACACAATGAACGGAACGAAGACCGTCCCGGAGGGGCTCGTCAATGCCGGTCGATCGTTCGGCAGCAGCCGCCCCACGATTATCAGACGGATCATCATCCCTTACACGCTTCCGTACATCTTCGCGGGAATGCGACTGGGGATCGGTCGCGCGATCAAGGGCGTAATCCTCGCGGAGCTGCTCATCGAGTTCTCGAATCTCGGTGCGGTCATCCGCGAGTGGGAACAGATGTTCCAGATCGCCGGCGTTCTCTCGGTGACGTTACTGCTGATGGTGACGGGAGTCGTGCTCACCAGAGCCGTCAGCGCGATCCGCGATCGGATTATTACGTGGGAAGCCGACGGAGGTGATCACTGATGGCACTGAACCCGAACCGACGGCGCGATCAACGCCTCATGCAGGCCGGATTCGGGCTCCTGCTCGTCGGTCTCTGGACGGTCGCCGGTCTGCTCTCACCGCGGATCTTCCCCTATCCGTGGTTGATCGCCGAGGCGATGATCGAGCAGTTCGCCAGCGGAGCGATGACGGCCGCGCTCGCCGACGCCCTGCAGGCGATCGTCGTCGGTTACCTGCTGGCCGTCGTCGTCGGCATCGGTATCGGGCTGGGGATGGGCCTCAACGATTTCGTCGAGGCGTTCATGGACCCGTATCTCGACGCATTGTACGCGCTTCCGTTCGCGGCGATCATTCCGGCGATGATCCTCTGGTTCGGCACCGGCTTCCAGATCCGAGTGGTCGTCGTCTTCGGCTTTGCGGTGTTCCCGATCGTCATCAACACGCTCGAGGGCGCCAGATCGATCCCGCAGAACCTGTCCGAGCTCGCGCAGTCGTTCGACGCGGGCCGGTTCTACACGATCAGACACATCATCGTACCGTACGAACTGCCGTATATTCTGGCCGGACTGCGGCTGGGAAGCGGACTCGCGGTGCGCGGATTGGTCGTAACCGAACTGCTCGTCGCCGTAACCGGCTTCGGCCAGCTCATCACGCAGTGGAGCGCCGCGTTCCGGATGGAGGGCGTAGTCAGCGTCGTGCTCGTTCTGATGGCGCTGGGCGTCCTGTTCACGTGGGGACTGGGCCAGGTCGAGAAGCGAGCGATCGAGTGGGACGTCTCCGCGGTCAACAACTGAACCAGGCCCCGTGACGGCCGGCCTTCCCGTCGTTCGGTTCGATATCTCGAAACTCGTTCCGGCGTATCTTACCGTCAACACGGTCGAGACCCTTCTACGAGGACGCTACGCAGCCGTCACTCGCTACCGATTGCCGGCCGCTCGTCACGCTCTGCCCTGCGTTCGTCACTCGTTCGATATAGCGGAACATTTTAGTCGCCACCAGCCGTCATTTGCAGGTATAATGCAGGATGGTACCAAACGGCAGGTGAAAACGGCAGTCAGGGTGTTCGATATCGTCGACAAAGTTCAGGAGCGCGACGGAGCGCGACTGGTAGACATCGCGGACGCGCTCGACGTTTCGAAGAGCACCGCCCATCAGTACCTCTCGACCCTCGTCGATCTCGGCTACCTCAAGAAGGTCGAGCAGGAGTACACGCTCGGTCACAAGTTCCTCAATCACGGAATTCACGCCCGAAAGCAGTACGAGATCACCGAGGTTTGCCGGCCGACCCTCGAGAACCTGGTCGAGGAGACCCAGGAGATGGCGTGGGTGACCGTCGAGGAGCAGGGAAAGGCCGTCTACCTGGACAAAGTGAAGGGGAAACGCGCCGTCCAGACGCTCGCCCAGGTCGGTACGAGCGCCCATCTCCACTATCTCGCATCGGGACGGGCGATGCTCGCGAGCATGTCCGACGAAGACGTCCGCGAGATCATCGATAGACACGGTCTGCCGGCTCGGACGGAAGAGAGCATCACCGACACCGACGCGTTGTTCGACGAACTCGAGGAGATCCACGACCGCGGCTACGCGATCAACGACGGCGACGCGACGCCCGGCGTCCGCGCGGTCGGTGCCTCGGTGACGGTCAACGGGGACATCTACGGTGCCATCGCCGTTACGGGTCCGGCACACCGGTTAGACGAGCAGACGCTCGAGGAGGAAATCGCCAAACCGGTGTTGAGCGCGACGAACGAGATCGAACTCAAACTGGGGTACCAGATCGAGTAGCGCCCGATCCGCTACTGGCTTCACTGGCCCCTGTGGTGCGATCATCGCGATCGAGTCTCACTTCGTCTATCCGATCGAATACGTTCCGACTACCGTCGAGTACCCGATGACACTCGCGTAGCGGGTCTGCAACGCATCGTAAGCTGCCTGCCCGTTTCGATCGGTACCTTCATACTCCGCGACGTGTTGTGTACAGACGGATGCCAGAGATCATAGATAGCTATTCGCACATCGGTAGTGAGGCCGTCCTCGACGAGTTCGAGAAGGTGAATCCGAGCGTCGAACTATCGAGTCTGCGCAACGCCCCGCGGCTGTTCGCCGTCGACGGTCGGATCGACTACCTCGATCGCTACGGCATCGATCAACAGGTGATCAGTCTCGTCGGGCCGAACATGTGGCTGGGTGCAGATCCGGAGGATTCGTTCGAGGCGGCACGACTCGCCAACGACGAGGTCCGCGACATCGCCGACCAATATCCCGACCGGTTTCTGCCGATCGGCAACATCCCGTTCCTGACGGGTGAGTACGTCGACGAGGCGCGGCGCTGTATCGAGGAGCTCGACTTCCATGGGCTCCAGATCTTCTCGAATATCAACGGCCGGATGCTCGACGACGAGGCGTTCGAGCCGTTCTGGGAGACGGTTGACGACCTCGACGTCCCGGTCTGGATCCACCCGCAGCTCCACGACTGGCACGACTACGACGAGGGGTCGACGTGGATCTACAAGATGATGGGGTGGCCGTTTGACACCAGTATCGCGGTCGCGCGACTGGTGTTCAGCGGGATCATGGACCGCTACGAGAATGTAGAGATTGTCAGCCACCACCTCGGCGGCGCGATTCCGTATTGGATCGGCCGGGTTCGGTCGTGGTATCAGACTCGCCAGGAAGAGCCGGAGCTGTACACCAACCCGGACCTCGCGGACCTCTCCGAACCGCTCGACGCCTACTTCGACCGGATCTACGGCGACACGGCCGTCAGTTCGCAGGGCGAGTCGTATCCGCTCCGGTGTGGCTACGAGTTCTTCGGCAAGGACAACGTGCTCTACGGCGCCGACTACCCCTTCGGTCCCGAGAAGGGCGAGTACTGGACGCAGACGATTCCGCAAGCCATCGAGGACCTCGACATCCCCGAGGAGCACAAGCGGAAAATCTATTCTGAGAACGTCAAGTCGCTGCTCGATCTGTAATGCCATCGAACCGCGCGAGTGCCCTCGGTCGAGCGACGACGCTTGTCGGGACGGACGAGCACGGGTCGCCACTACCAGCGTCGGTCCGCTCGGAGCCGTCGCCGATGCGACGGACGCGTGAACCGACTCGCTCAAGAGACCCGAGCGACGTTCTCGATCGCGATCCGAGGCAGAATAGCGGCGGTCCGTTTGCGGCTCCTTATCCGTCGAGCGCGCCATCGGACGCGTCGCCGTACTCGATGTTGACCGTTTTCAGTTGGGTGTAGTGATCGATCGCCTGCATTCCCTTCTCGCGGCCGAGTCCGCTCTTCTTGTGGCCACCGAAAGGGGTCTGGGGATAGGATCCGGAGTACTGGTTGACCATCACGCTTCCCGCTTCAATCCCGTTCGCGACGCGGTGTGCGCGACCGAGGT is a window of Natrinema salifodinae DNA encoding:
- a CDS encoding ABC transporter permease, whose translation is MATKQSTAPDVFTGVRARLEPFQGILIRISAVVLFLLIWEWYAGTQPDYLFPQLGVVVEAFGRQIREFGLVSAYASTMATVFIGYAIAVVVGVAVGLGMGLDKRIEVTLDPYVSAMYVAPVSALIPIIIMVGGSSFESKVFVVFLFVVFEMIINTMNGTKTVPEGLVNAGRSFGSSRPTIIRRIIIPYTLPYIFAGMRLGIGRAIKGVILAELLIEFSNLGAVIREWEQMFQIAGVLSVTLLLMVTGVVLTRAVSAIRDRIITWEADGGDH
- a CDS encoding ABC transporter permease translates to MALNPNRRRDQRLMQAGFGLLLVGLWTVAGLLSPRIFPYPWLIAEAMIEQFASGAMTAALADALQAIVVGYLLAVVVGIGIGLGMGLNDFVEAFMDPYLDALYALPFAAIIPAMILWFGTGFQIRVVVVFGFAVFPIVINTLEGARSIPQNLSELAQSFDAGRFYTIRHIIVPYELPYILAGLRLGSGLAVRGLVVTELLVAVTGFGQLITQWSAAFRMEGVVSVVLVLMALGVLFTWGLGQVEKRAIEWDVSAVNN
- a CDS encoding IclR family transcriptional regulator, which codes for MQDGTKRQVKTAVRVFDIVDKVQERDGARLVDIADALDVSKSTAHQYLSTLVDLGYLKKVEQEYTLGHKFLNHGIHARKQYEITEVCRPTLENLVEETQEMAWVTVEEQGKAVYLDKVKGKRAVQTLAQVGTSAHLHYLASGRAMLASMSDEDVREIIDRHGLPARTEESITDTDALFDELEEIHDRGYAINDGDATPGVRAVGASVTVNGDIYGAIAVTGPAHRLDEQTLEEEIAKPVLSATNEIELKLGYQIE
- a CDS encoding amidohydrolase family protein, with protein sequence MPEIIDSYSHIGSEAVLDEFEKVNPSVELSSLRNAPRLFAVDGRIDYLDRYGIDQQVISLVGPNMWLGADPEDSFEAARLANDEVRDIADQYPDRFLPIGNIPFLTGEYVDEARRCIEELDFHGLQIFSNINGRMLDDEAFEPFWETVDDLDVPVWIHPQLHDWHDYDEGSTWIYKMMGWPFDTSIAVARLVFSGIMDRYENVEIVSHHLGGAIPYWIGRVRSWYQTRQEEPELYTNPDLADLSEPLDAYFDRIYGDTAVSSQGESYPLRCGYEFFGKDNVLYGADYPFGPEKGEYWTQTIPQAIEDLDIPEEHKRKIYSENVKSLLDL